Part of the Bacteriovorax stolpii genome, TTAAGAGTGAACTCTCTGGTGTTGTTTTGAATAACAATTTTTTGATCATCAATGTCTCCTGTGGAATTTTTTGTGAAATGCTTTTAAAATAGGCTAACAGCAAAAAGGAAAATTACCAATGAAAAAGGCCATCTTAATTCACAATCCACGCTGCTCAAAATCCAGAGGAGCAAAAGAAATCTTGGAAGAGCAAGGTATAGAGTTTGATACTATTGATTATTTAAAAGATGGACTCAAAGAAAAACTTCTCTCACATTTACCAAGCCTATTGGGCCTTACTTATAAAGAAATGGTGAGAGAAAAAGAAGATGTTTATAAAGAGCTTGGTCTCTCAAATAAAAATCCTTCTGATAAAGAATGGATTCAAATTTTAATGAAACATCCGATCTTAATCGAGCGACCGATCTTTATTTATGGTGAGAGAGCAGTGGTCGCCAGGCCTTCAGAGTTAGTGACGTCGATTCTTTAAACGCCTTACACGCTCTGGTGTCGCTCTGGCACTGGGGCCAATACAACATTCTGAGATTTATCTTGTCTCGATGAATTTTTGTTTACTTGACGCGAGTCAAACGCTGAACAAAAATGGCATACCAATTGCCTCTACTACTCTTGTTAAAAATCCAAAGTAGTCAAAGGGGGACGAAATGATATCAACAGCACGCACGCTGCTTGTGATGGTTATGATGCTGGTTATGAGCATCGCTCACGCAGAAACTTCAAAGACAATTAACTTCGAAAACCAAAGAGAAGA contains:
- the arsC gene encoding arsenate reductase (glutaredoxin) (This arsenate reductase requires both glutathione and glutaredoxin to convert arsenate to arsenite, after which the efflux transporter formed by ArsA and ArsB can extrude the arsenite from the cell, providing resistance.), with translation MKKAILIHNPRCSKSRGAKEILEEQGIEFDTIDYLKDGLKEKLLSHLPSLLGLTYKEMVREKEDVYKELGLSNKNPSDKEWIQILMKHPILIERPIFIYGERAVVARPSELVTSIL